Within Bacteroidota bacterium, the genomic segment TAATCTTTTCAAGTTTGGCACCGTCCCTTAAACTTTTTCCAATTGAAAGTCCCAAGCAATAACTGACAGAATCGATATCACTGCCCAGTTTCACTTTTACAGGTTTGTTCTTATTACAGGAACCCAATGCAATCATGCAAGCAAGTCCAAGTACTACAATTTTATTTAAATTCTTCATTATACAACAATTTTTAATTTTCGGTTATGGATACAAATTACTTGTTAGTTTCAGTATTAGATTCGTTTACCTTGGTAGAATCATCAGCTGCTTTCTGGTTGTGATGAACAATACCCAATAATTCCACTTCAAAAACCAGCACCATATTGGGTTCAATAATACTACCCGGTTGTACGTTTTCCCCATAAGCCAATTCGGTAGGTACGAAAAGCTTCCATTTTGAACCTACAGGCATAAGCTGAAGAGCTTCTGTCCAACCCGGTATCACCCGGTCGCAGGGAAATTCAATAGGTTGTCCCCTGTCAATGGAACTGTCAAAAACCCTTCCATCAGTCAGAGTACCTTTATAATCAACTCTTACTGTATCAGTTTTTTGAGGTTTAGGGCCATTGCCGGCTTTCAGGATCTGATATTGCAATCCACTAGGTAAAGTAACGACTCCCTCTTTAGTTTTATTTTGTTCGAGAAAAGCTTTTCCATCTTTAAGATTTTTCTCATTCCGTGCATTCTGGAGTTTCATAAAATAGGCCTGAATAACCTGAGAGGCCTGCTGAGGAGTAAAAGCAGTTGAATCTCCCTCAAAAATCTGATCTACAGCTTTAGAGAAGATGGCTGAATTAAACTGAGCCATTTTGGCCTCGTCTTTTAACCCCTTACCTAAAGTCACACCTAAGCAATAGCTTACTGAATCTGTTTCGGTTTTCAGTTCAAGTTTTTTTTCTTTCCCCTTCTTTCCTTTCTCCTTCTTTTGTCCATAAGTAACAGACGACAACATGATTGCCAATAAAAAGAGCGCAAATAATTTTAAAATTTTCATAGATTTTAAATAATTTTTAAGACAGGTTATTCCTCAACAGAATAATATTGCCCATCAGTCTTTTAATTAAACTTTAAATCAACAACTTATATCTTCCAAATGATTGATAAAAGTACGAAGATATATTAAATATTTCAATCTTCAATTTTTTTAATCTTTTTTGATTTTCTTTTCTACCCAATGAACAGCATTGACGAAGGCTTCTATCCAGGGAGCCATCTGGTCATCTTTTCTTTCGGAAGGATAGTGTGCCCATTGCCAGGGATAAACCGACCGCTCCAGATGAGGCATCATGGCCAGATGACGGCCATCAGCCGAACATATACCGGCAACACTGTAATCCGAACCGTTGGGATTTCCGGGATAAGCATCGTACGAATATTTCAAGGCGATATGGTATTTATCTTCTGCATAAGGCAAACTGAATTTACCTTCTCCATGGGCAACCCAGATGCCCAGCCTTGAACCTTTCAGCGATTGAAGTAAAACCGAATTAGTATCAGGGATATCGACATTGATAAATTCGGATTCAAATTTATGTGATTCA encodes:
- a CDS encoding FKBP-type peptidyl-prolyl cis-trans isomerase, which translates into the protein MKILKLFALFLLAIMLSSVTYGQKKEKGKKGKEKKLELKTETDSVSYCLGVTLGKGLKDEAKMAQFNSAIFSKAVDQIFEGDSTAFTPQQASQVIQAYFMKLQNARNEKNLKDGKAFLEQNKTKEGVVTLPSGLQYQILKAGNGPKPQKTDTVRVDYKGTLTDGRVFDSSIDRGQPIEFPCDRVIPGWTEALQLMPVGSKWKLFVPTELAYGENVQPGSIIEPNMVLVFEVELLGIVHHNQKAADDSTKVNESNTETNK